The DNA window AAGAATCGGCAATATGTTGCAGCTCAGACAACACAAATTGCGGCACAACAAACGTACCTTCCATAAAACCGGTTGCTGAGATATCGGCAATCCGACCATCGATGATGACACTCGTATCAAGCAATTTATAAGAAACTTTTTCAACAGGCTCTTCTGGCTCTGGCTTTTTCGCTGGTGCAAATCTAGCCGGCGTCAACATAGACAACATTTCTTCACGTTTTTTAAATCCTACCTGGAAACCTAAATAGCCAAGTACTACAGAAAGCACTAAAGGTGCCACTGTCGCAACTAGAAGAATATCAACCGTACTCAGTGCAAAGCCAACTAGGAAAGCTACTACAAGACCAATGACCATTCCTATCGTCCCGAACAACAGATCCGGTGTTGGAGTACGTAGCAATTTCTCTTCCATCCATTTCATAAAATTGATTAGCGAATCGACAAATAATAAAGACAGTAAGAAAAAAACAAGAGCCCCCACAATTGCCGCTACGTAAGGGTTGCTGATCCACGGATTGTCGAGAAGGGGAATAAGTTCAAATGCAGATGGCAATAATAAAATTCCGATTGTCGCACCAATAAGTAAAAACATAATTTGAATAATAGGTCTTAGCATAAGCTCCACCTCCTTTTTTTAATTATACACATTTTAAAACGAGAACGCTCCAATGACACCTGTTTAGAAATAAAAGGAGGCAAAATCGCCTCCTTACTGTGGAAAAATTTCTTTTAATGCATCGTTAACACTTTCTACACCGACTACGCGAATTCCTTCTGGATAATCCCAACCACCTAAATTAGATGCTGGAATAATCGCACGCTTAAAGCCTAGTTTTGCTGCTTCTTGAACGCGCTGCTCAATACGCGATACGCGTCTAACTTCACCAGTCAATCCGACCTCTCCAATAATACAATCATAAACGTTTGGCGCTTTGTCTCGGAAACTTGAAACAATACTTGCCAATACAGCCAAATCAATCGCTGGTTCGTCAAGCTTTACGCCACCTGCAACTTTAATGTACGCGTCTTGCGCTTGCAAAAGCATACCAACGCGCTTTTCTAGAACCGCCATCAATAAGGTCACTCGATTGACGTCAATTCCCGTCGCCATCCGTTTCGGATAATTAAAACTTGAAGGAGTCACCAATGCTTGAATTTCAACTAAAATCGGCCGTGTTCCTTCCATTGAAGCGACGACTGTTGAGCCTGCCGAACCACTCGACCGCTCTTGTAAAAATAGTTCTGATGGATTCAACACTTCTTTTAATCCACTTTGAAGCATTTCAAAAATCGCGATTTCATTTGTTGAACCAAAACGGTTTTTCACACTGCGTAAAATGCGGTATGTATGGTGGCGTTCGCCTTCAAAATACAACACCGTATCTACCATATGTTCCAAAATCCGAGGTCCTGCAATTTGCCCTTCTTTGGTTACGTGTCCCACTAGAAAAATGGCAATATTTTTTGTTTTAGCGATTCGCATTAATTCTGCCGTACTTTCTCTTACTTGCGTCACACTCCCCGGTGCAGAGGTGACTTCTGGGTGGTGAACAGTCTGAATTGAATCGATAATAACAAAATCAGGTGCTACATCTTCAATCGTGTGATGAATCAATTCAAGATTTGTTTCAGCGTAGATAAATAACTCAGAAGATGATGCATCTAAACGCTCTGCACGCAATTTAGTTTGTCTAATCGATTCTTCTCCGGAAATATATAATACCCGGTTCCCACTATTTGCAAGCATCGCAGAAACCTGCAACAGCAACGTTGATTTCCCGATACCGGGGTCTCCTCCAATAAGTACCAGTGATCCAGGTACAATCCCACCACCCAGCACACGGTTTAATTCGCTGAGCTCTGTTTCTACTCGTGGTTCATCTTGCGTTTCAATGGCATTAATCGGTATCGCTTTTTGAGGAACCGCCGCACTATGCTGAAAAGCACCACGCGTCCCTTTAGGAGCAGCCACTTCTACTTCTTCAGTCATCGTATTCCACGCTGCACAGCCCGGACATTTCCCCATCCATCTAGCCGATTCATAGCCACACGACTGACAAATAAATTTCGTCTTTTTCTTAGCCATGTGTACCTCCTTAAATAGAAAAACCGCTCGCCGGAAAGTGACTCCGGAGAGCGGAATGTTCTTATTGTTTTTCTATTACTACTTCTTTTTCTTTTTCAGACTCACTTGTACGAACGACAAATTCATCACCTTCTACATCAAAAATCATTTTTTGACCTGACAGAGCCGTGCCTTTTAATAGCTCTTCTGACAAACGATCTTCTACGTGTTTTTGAAGTGAACGACGCAGTGGACGAGCTCCATACTCTGGGTCATATCCTTCTTTCGCCACTTTTTCAAGCGCTGCTTCTGTTAACTCCAAATCGATATCCTGCTCTTTCAAGCGATCGACCAATTGTTTTGTCATCAACGTCACAATCTCTCTCAAGTTTTCTTTTTCAAGAGAATGGAAGACGATCATGTCATCTACACGGTTTAAGAACTCTGGGCGGAATGCTTTTTTCAATTCAGCAAGCATTTTCCCTTTCATGTCCTTATAATCCGTTTTTGCATCATCCAAATTAAAGCCAACGTATTTATTGTATTTTAGCTCTTCTGCCCCGACGTTTGAAGTCATAATAATGACCGTATTACGGAAATCGACTCTGCGACCTTTTGAATCCGTCAATCGACCATCTTCAAGAACTTGCAATAGAATGTTGAAGACATCTGGATGAGCTTTTTCAATTTCATCAAGCAGGACGACTGAATAAGGCTTTCTGCGAACTTTCTCCGTCAACTGTCCGCCTTCTTCATAACCCACATAACCTGGAGGCGAACCGACTAGACGAGAAGTCGAATGTCTTTCCATGTATTCAGACATGTCGATACGAATCATCGCTTCTTCATCGCCAAACATAGACTCAGCTAGGGCACGTGCTAATTCCGTTTTACCAACACCGGTTGGTCCAAGGAAAATGAACGATCCAATTGGACGTTTTGGATCTTTCAATCCTGCACGGGCACGTCGGATAGCTTTTGAAATAGACGTCACGGCTTCATTTTGTCCAATCACACGATTATGAAGAATAGACTCCAAGTTCAATAATTTATCCGATTCTGTTTGTGCTAGTTTCGATACCGGAATACCGGTCCACATAGACACGACTTTCGCAATATCTTCTACTGTCACTTCAGACTCTTCTTTGCCTTGTTTTTCTTTCCATTCTTTTTTCGTTTTATCTAATTGGTTTTGCAATTTCTGTTCAGCATCACGTAGCGAAGCCGCTTTTTCAAACTCTTGGCTTTGAACTGCTTCATTTTTCTCAGAACGTGCTGCTTCTAATCGAGATTCCAACTCTTTTAAATCTGGTGGAGTCGTATACGAACGAAGTCTTACTTTCGATCCAGCCTCATCAATCAAGTCAATCGCTTTATCCGGCAAGAAACGATCCGAAATGTAGCGATCCGACATTTTAGCTGCTGCTTCAATTGCTTCATCGGTAATTTTCACACGGTGATGCGCTTCATAACGATCACGCAAGCCACGGATAATTTGAATTGATTCTTCTACTGAAGGCTCATCTACTTGAATTGGCTGGAAACGACGCTCAAGAGCTGCATCTTTTTCAATGTATTTGCGGTACTCATCTAACGTTGTCGCACCAATACACTGAAGTTCCCCGCGTGATAGTGACGGTTTTAAAATATTAGATGCATCAATTGCACCTTCTGCACCGCCAGCACCGATTAATGTATGAAGCTCATCGATAAACAGAATCACATTCCCTGCCTGACGAATTTCATCCATCACTTTTTTCAATCGATCTTCAAATTCACCACGGTATTTTGTTCCAGCAACTACTGTCCCCATATCCAAAACCATAACGCGCTTGTCGCGCAACGTTTCTGGAATTTCGTTGTTAACGATTTGCTGAGCCAATCCTTCAGCAATCGCTGTTTTACCAACACCAGGCTCACCAATTAACACCGGGTTGTTTTTTGTTCTACGGCTCAACACTTCAATGACACGTGTAATCTCATCACTTCTGCCGATTACAGGATCTAATCCACCTTCACGAGCGACTTGCGTTAAATCACGAGCTAAGCCGTCTAAAGTTGGTGTGTTTGCCGAAGCATTCGGACTCGTACCTGTTGATGCCTGCTCATTGCTCCCTAGAAGCTGCAACACTTGCTGGCGCGCCTTATTCAAGCTAACACCTGCATTTCCTAACACACGAGCCGCAACGCCTTCTCCTTCACGAATAAGCGCTAACAGTAAATGCTCTGTACCTATATAAGAATGGCCCAATTTACGGGACTCATCAACTGACAACTCAATCACTTTTTTTGCTCTTGGCGTGTAATGAACGATTGGACCAACGTCTTTTTCGCCAACACCCACTAATTCTTTAACACCTTCTTCGATCAACTGTGTGTTCACTTCAATCGCTTCTAGAGCTTTTGCGGCAATACCGCCACCTTCACGAATCAAACCGAGAAGAATATGCTCTGTACCGATTGATTCATGTTTCATGCGAATGGCCTCTTCTTGAGCTAATTGAAGAACTTTTTGTGCGCGTTGTGTAAATCGATTAAACATCATGCAAGATCCTCTCCTTCACTATTCATATCTATTTTATTCAATCGCTCCCGGAACAACTTTGCCCGGGCAAAGTCACGTTCTTTCGGTTGCAGTGGCTTGTCTGCATATTGCTGCAGAAATGCTGGCTGCATAAAAATCATTAATTCATTCAAAATCGACATATTCATATTTTGAATCATCTTTAAATCAATACCCAATCGAACATCTGACAGACAAGTCGCAGCTTCTTCCGTCGTCAGCAGTCTCGAATGGGTAAGAACACCAAGCGAACGATACACCCGGTCCTCTAACATTAAAGGTGAGTTTAACAATATGGCTTCACGTGCTTTACGTTCTTGCTGGATAATCTGTTCTGTCATATTCTCCAAATCTTGAAGAATTTCATATTCTGATTTACCAAGCG is part of the Planococcus kocurii genome and encodes:
- a CDS encoding ATP-dependent Clp protease ATP-binding subunit; translated protein: MMFNRFTQRAQKVLQLAQEEAIRMKHESIGTEHILLGLIREGGGIAAKALEAIEVNTQLIEEGVKELVGVGEKDVGPIVHYTPRAKKVIELSVDESRKLGHSYIGTEHLLLALIREGEGVAARVLGNAGVSLNKARQQVLQLLGSNEQASTGTSPNASANTPTLDGLARDLTQVAREGGLDPVIGRSDEITRVIEVLSRRTKNNPVLIGEPGVGKTAIAEGLAQQIVNNEIPETLRDKRVMVLDMGTVVAGTKYRGEFEDRLKKVMDEIRQAGNVILFIDELHTLIGAGGAEGAIDASNILKPSLSRGELQCIGATTLDEYRKYIEKDAALERRFQPIQVDEPSVEESIQIIRGLRDRYEAHHRVKITDEAIEAAAKMSDRYISDRFLPDKAIDLIDEAGSKVRLRSYTTPPDLKELESRLEAARSEKNEAVQSQEFEKAASLRDAEQKLQNQLDKTKKEWKEKQGKEESEVTVEDIAKVVSMWTGIPVSKLAQTESDKLLNLESILHNRVIGQNEAVTSISKAIRRARAGLKDPKRPIGSFIFLGPTGVGKTELARALAESMFGDEEAMIRIDMSEYMERHSTSRLVGSPPGYVGYEEGGQLTEKVRRKPYSVVLLDEIEKAHPDVFNILLQVLEDGRLTDSKGRRVDFRNTVIIMTSNVGAEELKYNKYVGFNLDDAKTDYKDMKGKMLAELKKAFRPEFLNRVDDMIVFHSLEKENLREIVTLMTKQLVDRLKEQDIDLELTEAALEKVAKEGYDPEYGARPLRRSLQKHVEDRLSEELLKGTALSGQKMIFDVEGDEFVVRTSESEKEKEVVIEKQ
- the radA gene encoding DNA repair protein RadA, with protein sequence MAKKKTKFICQSCGYESARWMGKCPGCAAWNTMTEEVEVAAPKGTRGAFQHSAAVPQKAIPINAIETQDEPRVETELSELNRVLGGGIVPGSLVLIGGDPGIGKSTLLLQVSAMLANSGNRVLYISGEESIRQTKLRAERLDASSSELFIYAETNLELIHHTIEDVAPDFVIIDSIQTVHHPEVTSAPGSVTQVRESTAELMRIAKTKNIAIFLVGHVTKEGQIAGPRILEHMVDTVLYFEGERHHTYRILRSVKNRFGSTNEIAIFEMLQSGLKEVLNPSELFLQERSSGSAGSTVVASMEGTRPILVEIQALVTPSSFNYPKRMATGIDVNRVTLLMAVLEKRVGMLLQAQDAYIKVAGGVKLDEPAIDLAVLASIVSSFRDKAPNVYDCIIGEVGLTGEVRRVSRIEQRVQEAAKLGFKRAIIPASNLGGWDYPEGIRVVGVESVNDALKEIFPQ
- a CDS encoding PIN/TRAM domain-containing protein; this encodes MLRPIIQIMFLLIGATIGILLLPSAFELIPLLDNPWISNPYVAAIVGALVFFLLSLLFVDSLINFMKWMEEKLLRTPTPDLLFGTIGMVIGLVVAFLVGFALSTVDILLVATVAPLVLSVVLGYLGFQVGFKKREEMLSMLTPARFAPAKKPEPEEPVEKVSYKLLDTSVIIDGRIADISATGFMEGTFVVPQFVLSELQHIADSSDTLKRTRGRRGLDILKRLQSERVDAIMITEESFDEVSEVDLKLMRAAKKMGGKVVTNDFNLNKVCELHNVPVLNINDLANAVKPVVIPGEDMHVVVIKDGKEQNQGVAYLDDGTMIVIEGGKGFIGQAINVTVTSVLQTSAGRMIFAKPREGK